The window TCCTCGTCGGCGACCCGCATCCCGAGCCGCAGCGCGGCCTGTGCCTCCTCGACCGTCAACGCGTCCTCGACGTCGATCCGGCCGCTGCCGCGCCGCACCCGGTGCCGCACGACCTCCTCGGGGAGCAGCCCCGGATCGCAGTCCAGGCCGGTGTCCACGATCCGTACGCCGGCGCCGAACCGGGCCGCCAGGACGGCCACCGGACTCGTCCCGTCGAGCACGCCCCGCACCAGTTCGTGCGCGGTGCCCGCGGCGCGCGCGGAGACCCCCTCGGCGGCGATCCCGTGGTCGGCCGCGAACAGCACGACACGGGGCCGCTCGATCTGCCGGACCGGAACCCGCCCCTGCGCGGCCGCGAGCCACTCGCCGAGTTCGTCGAGCCGGCCCAGCGCGCCGGGCGGCACGGCCAGCCGCTCACGGCGATCCTCGGCATCACGCCGGACGCCCCCGTCGGGGCGTTCGATCAGATCGGAGAAGTCGTCGAGATTCAGCATGGTCATCTGCCAGAGCGTACAGCCGGTGAGGCCCTCCCCAAGCCCCTCCCGCAGCCTTCCGGCCGGTGCGCCGGGGGCGATTTCGGCGCCGCGGCGACCGGCGCCGGCGACGTCAGTCCTTCAGTACCACCGCCTGCCCGGCCACGACCAGCAGAACGTGCTCGCACTCCGCCGCCACCGCGTTGTTGAGCCGCCCCAACTCGTCACGGAAACGTCGACCGGAGGACGTCGCGGGGACCACTCCCGACCCGACCTCGTTGCTGACGAGCACCACCGGACGACGGGTCGCACGGACCGCCGCCACCAACTCCGCGGTCGACTCGCGCAGTTTCTTCTGCCCGCCGCCCGCCCACACGTCGTCGTCCCAAGCCCCGGCCCGGTCCATCGCGTCGGTCAGCCACAGCGCCAGGCAGTCGATCAGCAGCGGCGGACCCCCGGCATTCTCCAACAGCGGTACCAGCGCACAGGTTTCCACCGTCCGCCAGGTCGACGGCCGCCGCTCCCGGTGCAGACCCACCCGCTGCGCCCACTCCGTGTCCCCGTCGCGGGAACCGCCCGTGGCCACGTAGACCACCTCGGGGAAGCCGGCCAGCCGGCGTTCCGCCTCGTGCGACTTGCCGGACCGGGCGCCGCCCAGGACCAGGGTGCGGCGCGGCAGCTCCGGCGTCGCGTGGTACTCGCCGACCGCCACCGTCGTGCCGTCCGGCACCACCCGCGCCCCGGCCGCCGCGCACCGCCGCTCCGACTCCCGCCCGGGCGGGGTGTCGTGGTCCAGGTGCACGGCGATCAGATCCGTCGCCGGCCCCAGCGCGCCGCTCGCCCGCAGCCGCGCCACCGCCTCCGGCCGGCCGACCACGTCCGCGAGCACCACGTCGTAGGGACGCTGCCCGGCCGAGCCGCCCGGCTCCGGGCGCGCGGACCCCAGGCCGGCGGGCGCCCCGCCCGGCGGCAGGTACAGCAGTCGGCCGCCGTCCGGCCCGGTCACCTCGTACCCGGTGCCCGGGGTGTCCATCGGCACCGCCCGCACCCGGTGACCACTGATCACCGACAGCTCCTGCCCGTCCGGCACCCGCCCCGCCGCCGGCAGACCCGGCGGCAGCTCGACGGGGGGCCCGTCGTGCGGATGGGTGAGCAGCACCTGCCGCACACCGGCCAACGAATGGCCCGCGCGAGCTCCGGCCAACACCGCCCCGGGGGTCAGGTCGAGCAGCAGCGCACCGTCCACGAGCACGGCCGTCGCCGCCCTGGAGAGGGGGCCGACGGAGACCGCGCAGGCGGCGCAGGGACAGCCGGGTCGGGGCAGTCCTTCAGGGGTACCTGTACCGAGCAGAGTGAGTTCCACCCGATGATCCTCCCGCGTCCGCGGGAGTGGTGCTCGCCCGGCTACTCTGCGGGCAGACTCAAGGCGAACAACGCAGGTGCGCGAAGGACGATCGACGCGCGAACAGCGGACGAGCAACGGAGGCGGACATGGCGTGGACGTGGCGGTTCGAGACGGCCGAGGGCAGCGAGACGACCCCGTCGGTGGTGCCGGAGGAGTTCACCACGCAGGGGGACGCGGAGTCCTGGATCGGTGAGTACTGGAAGGACCTGCTGGAGGGCGGCACCGAGAAGGTGAAGCTGTCCGACGACACGGGCACCGAGCTGTACACGATGAGCCTGCGCGAGGCCCTGGACGCCTGACCGGCTCCCGCCGCCGCGGTGTGCGGGCTCAGCCCCGCACACCGCACAGGTGCAACAGCGCCGCCACCGCGCGGTACGGGTCGGTGCGCCCGGCCCGGTCCTCGG of the Streptomyces sp. NBC_01426 genome contains:
- a CDS encoding bifunctional adenosylcobinamide kinase/adenosylcobinamide-phosphate guanylyltransferase; amino-acid sequence: MELTLLGTGTPEGLPRPGCPCAACAVSVGPLSRAATAVLVDGALLLDLTPGAVLAGARAGHSLAGVRQVLLTHPHDGPPVELPPGLPAAGRVPDGQELSVISGHRVRAVPMDTPGTGYEVTGPDGGRLLYLPPGGAPAGLGSARPEPGGSAGQRPYDVVLADVVGRPEAVARLRASGALGPATDLIAVHLDHDTPPGRESERRCAAAGARVVPDGTTVAVGEYHATPELPRRTLVLGGARSGKSHEAERRLAGFPEVVYVATGGSRDGDTEWAQRVGLHRERRPSTWRTVETCALVPLLENAGGPPLLIDCLALWLTDAMDRAGAWDDDVWAGGGQKKLRESTAELVAAVRATRRPVVLVSNEVGSGVVPATSSGRRFRDELGRLNNAVAAECEHVLLVVAGQAVVLKD